The Kosakonia sacchari SP1 genome includes a window with the following:
- the flhE gene encoding flagellar protein FlhE, producing MRLLAWLVALPLFAHAAGNGIGEGMWQASSIGIRLDNRGVVSSSRPLGPSQPVNGLMTDVSWRYELNGPTPAGLVVRLCSQARCVELDGQSGTTRGFTDVPALESLRFVWEVPGGGRLWPPLDVRSNKVLVNYRQPAQQN from the coding sequence ATGCGTTTGCTGGCGTGGTTGGTGGCTCTGCCGTTGTTTGCTCACGCGGCCGGAAACGGCATTGGCGAAGGCATGTGGCAGGCCAGCAGTATCGGTATCCGGCTGGATAACCGCGGCGTGGTCTCTTCATCGCGACCGCTTGGTCCGTCGCAGCCGGTAAACGGGCTGATGACGGATGTCTCCTGGCGCTATGAATTAAATGGCCCGACGCCTGCCGGGTTAGTGGTTCGACTCTGCTCACAGGCGCGCTGTGTCGAGCTGGATGGGCAGAGTGGCACCACGCGCGGCTTTACCGATGTCCCGGCGCTCGAATCGCTGCGTTTTGTCTGGGAAGTGCCTGGCGGTGGACGTTTATGGCCGCCGCTGGACGTCCGTAGTAATAAAGTGCTGGTCAATTACCGCCAGCCAGCTCAGCAAAACTAA
- a CDS encoding MFS transporter: MKTRKIGLANYLAYGSGDFLGAGTTALTAAWLLYFYTTFCGLTPIEATFIFATARVLDAVVSPLMGFLTDNFGSTWLGKRFGRRKFFIMLGIPCVFSYSIMWVGDMSFWYYLLTYLLFDVVYTMILVPYETLVPEMTDDFKQKTKFSGARISMAQMSAILASFLPGVLLSHFGKDNPVSFFYASLVFSVLCALMLTFVWCFTWERPREEWTEAALRAEEEKKSLTLGQSLRRLFVELSSTLRIKIFRQHLGMYLGGYIAQDVFNAVFTYYVVFVLMQEASLASNLLGTMAIFQFIAVIAMIPLCIRFGPAPSYRMVVVLFGLSAASYAVLYYAGLSDVYSLLLLVSAVAGLGRGGINYVPWNTYTYIADIDEVVTGQRREGIFAGIMTLTRKASQAGAVMLVGIVMQASGFVSGQKTQVPEVSHTILMIMCFGTIAVLCCGFLVSLRFKLNLKTHSVLREETAKMRQSGRAMPESITPQARETVEMLAGMPYESLWGNNNIGYLNRNKPAAPSLKDASLKSTYN, encoded by the coding sequence ATGAAAACACGAAAAATTGGATTGGCAAATTATCTCGCCTATGGCTCGGGCGATTTTCTGGGTGCGGGCACAACCGCGTTAACCGCAGCATGGTTACTCTATTTCTATACGACCTTTTGCGGCCTGACGCCTATTGAAGCGACTTTTATCTTCGCGACAGCAAGGGTGCTGGATGCGGTGGTCAGCCCGCTGATGGGCTTTTTAACCGATAACTTTGGTTCGACCTGGCTTGGTAAACGCTTCGGGCGGCGTAAGTTCTTTATTATGCTGGGAATTCCTTGTGTGTTCAGCTACTCGATAATGTGGGTAGGGGACATGAGTTTCTGGTATTACCTGCTGACGTATCTGCTGTTTGATGTGGTCTACACCATGATTCTGGTGCCGTACGAAACGCTGGTGCCGGAAATGACTGACGACTTTAAACAGAAAACCAAATTTTCCGGCGCGCGTATCTCCATGGCGCAGATGTCGGCGATTCTGGCCTCGTTCCTGCCGGGCGTTCTGCTGTCACACTTTGGAAAAGACAACCCGGTCTCCTTTTTCTACGCAAGCCTGGTGTTCTCGGTGCTCTGTGCGCTGATGCTGACGTTTGTCTGGTGCTTTACCTGGGAGCGTCCGCGCGAAGAGTGGACCGAAGCGGCGCTGCGCGCGGAAGAAGAGAAAAAGAGTCTCACGCTTGGGCAAAGTTTGCGCCGCCTGTTTGTTGAGCTCAGCTCCACGCTGCGGATCAAGATTTTCCGCCAGCACCTGGGGATGTACCTCGGAGGCTATATTGCGCAGGACGTGTTTAACGCGGTATTCACCTATTACGTGGTGTTTGTGCTGATGCAGGAAGCCTCGCTGGCCTCCAACTTGCTGGGCACGATGGCGATTTTCCAGTTCATCGCCGTTATCGCCATGATCCCGCTGTGCATCCGCTTCGGTCCTGCGCCGTCATACCGCATGGTGGTGGTGCTGTTCGGTCTGAGCGCCGCCTCGTATGCCGTGCTCTACTACGCCGGCTTGAGCGATGTTTATTCGCTGCTGTTGCTGGTTTCCGCCGTTGCCGGTCTGGGACGCGGTGGTATCAACTACGTACCGTGGAACACTTATACCTACATTGCGGATATTGACGAAGTGGTCACCGGCCAGCGCCGTGAAGGGATCTTCGCCGGGATCATGACGCTGACTCGTAAAGCCTCGCAGGCAGGTGCGGTAATGCTGGTAGGGATTGTGATGCAGGCTTCTGGCTTTGTCTCCGGGCAGAAAACGCAGGTGCCGGAAGTGAGCCACACCATTTTGATGATCATGTGCTTTGGCACCATTGCGGTGCTGTGCTGCGGCTTCCTCGTCTCTTTACGCTTCAAGCTGAACCTGAAAACCCACAGTGTGCTGCGTGAAGAAACCGCCAAAATGCGCCAGAGCGGTCGCGCAATGCCAGAAAGCATTACTCCGCAGGCGCGTGAAACCGTCGAAATGCTGGCGGGCATGCCTTATGAATCCCTGTGGGGAAACAACAATATCGGCTATCTGAATCGCAATAAACCTGCCGCGCCATCGCTGAAAGACGCGTCACTGAAATCGACTTACAACTGA
- the bglB gene encoding beta-galactosidase BglB produces MKVWPVKHSPLLRQPERFIARDELKALIRKVTHNLVNIHDNTGEFLLRLDDGRVIDTKGWAGWEWTHGVGLYGMYQYYRQTGEEGVREVIDNWFADRFAEGATTKNVNTMAPFLTLAYRYEETGNPCYLPWLESWAEWAMNEMPRTDCGGMQHITLAEENHQQMWDDTLMMTVLPLAKIGKLLNRPDYVEEAVYQFLLHVQNLMDRETGLWFHGWNYDGHHNFANARWARGNSWLTIVIPDFLELVDLPENNAVRRYLVQVLNAQVAALAKCQHESGLWHTLLDDPDSYLEASATAGFAYGILKALRKRYISTDYTDVAEKAVKAIVGHISPEGELLQVSFGTGMGSNLEFYRQIPLTSMPYGQAMAMLCLTEYLRKYF; encoded by the coding sequence ATGAAGGTTTGGCCTGTCAAACACAGCCCGTTACTGCGTCAGCCAGAGCGTTTTATCGCCCGTGATGAACTGAAAGCGTTGATCCGCAAGGTGACGCATAACCTGGTCAATATTCACGACAACACCGGCGAGTTTTTACTCCGTCTCGACGATGGGCGCGTGATTGATACCAAAGGCTGGGCTGGCTGGGAGTGGACGCACGGCGTGGGCCTGTACGGGATGTATCAGTATTACCGCCAGACCGGGGAAGAGGGCGTGCGCGAGGTGATTGATAACTGGTTCGCCGACCGTTTTGCCGAAGGCGCGACCACTAAAAACGTCAACACCATGGCACCGTTCCTGACGCTGGCGTATCGCTATGAAGAGACCGGCAATCCGTGCTATTTGCCATGGCTGGAAAGCTGGGCTGAATGGGCGATGAACGAGATGCCGCGCACCGACTGCGGCGGGATGCAGCACATTACGCTGGCGGAGGAGAATCACCAGCAGATGTGGGACGACACGCTGATGATGACCGTGCTGCCGCTGGCGAAAATCGGCAAATTGCTCAACCGCCCAGACTATGTGGAAGAGGCGGTGTATCAGTTTCTGTTGCATGTGCAGAACCTGATGGACAGGGAAACCGGGCTGTGGTTCCACGGCTGGAATTATGATGGTCACCATAACTTTGCCAACGCCCGCTGGGCGCGCGGTAATAGCTGGCTGACCATTGTTATCCCGGATTTCCTTGAGCTTGTCGATCTGCCGGAAAACAATGCGGTGCGCCGTTATCTGGTCCAGGTGTTGAATGCACAAGTCGCCGCGCTGGCGAAGTGTCAGCATGAAAGCGGGTTATGGCATACGCTGCTCGACGATCCGGATTCTTATCTGGAAGCCTCGGCAACCGCCGGGTTTGCTTATGGCATTCTGAAAGCGCTGCGTAAGCGTTATATCAGCACCGATTACACGGACGTGGCAGAGAAAGCGGTGAAAGCGATTGTGGGTCATATCTCGCCGGAAGGAGAGTTGTTGCAGGTGTCGTTTGGTACCGGTATGGGCAGTAATCTGGAATTTTACCGCCAGATCCCGCTGACCTCAATGCCATATGGCCAGGCGATGGCGATGCTCTGTTTGACGGAGTATCTGCGCAAATATTTCTGA
- the tnpA gene encoding IS200/IS605 family transposase produces the protein MSRFQRASHVLWCCQYHIVWTPKYRFRILRNNVGKEVYKQIRISSEQLGIEVVELNVQIDHVHLLVKVPPRLSISHVIGHLKGKTALRLFSKFPYLRKNKLWGNHFWARGYCVDTVGINEEMIRKYVKYQEKHEVEESQLPLKEV, from the coding sequence ATGAGTAGATTCCAGAGAGCATCTCATGTGCTCTGGTGTTGTCAATATCATATCGTTTGGACACCCAAGTACCGATTTCGCATCCTGAGGAACAATGTTGGCAAAGAGGTCTATAAACAGATAAGGATCTCAAGTGAACAGCTCGGGATAGAAGTGGTGGAGCTGAATGTCCAGATAGATCATGTTCATTTGCTGGTAAAAGTGCCACCACGGCTTTCAATTTCCCATGTAATAGGTCACTTAAAGGGTAAAACAGCCCTTCGATTGTTCAGTAAATTTCCTTATCTACGGAAGAATAAGTTGTGGGGCAATCACTTCTGGGCACGGGGTTACTGCGTGGATACCGTAGGTATAAACGAAGAAATGATAAGAAAGTACGTGAAGTACCAGGAAAAGCATGAAGTTGAAGAGAGCCAACTTCCACTAAAAGAGGTGTGA
- the argS gene encoding arginine--tRNA ligase → MNIQALLSEKVSQAMIAAGAPADCEAQVRQSAKIQFGDYQANGVMAVAKKLGMAPRQLAEQVLSHLSLDGIANKVEIAGPGFINIFLAPEFLASQVDAALKSARLGVTTPQPQTVVIDYSAPNVAKEMHVGHLRSTIIGDASVRTLEFLGHNVIRANHVGDWGTQFGMLIAYLELQQQENAGEMALADLEGFYREAKKHYDEDAAFAERARAYVVKLQGGDEYCREMWRKLVDITMSQNQKTYERLNVTLTRKDVMGESLYNPMLPGIVEDLKAKGLAVESEGATVVFLDEYKNKEGEPMGVIIQKKDGGYLYTTTDIACAKYRYETLHADRVLYYIDSRQHQHLMQAWTIVRKAGYVPDSVPLEHHMFGMMLGKDGKPFKTRAGGTVKLSDLLDEALERARRLVAEKNPDMSADELEKLANAVGIGAVKYADLSKNRTTDYVFDWDNMLAFEGNTAPYMQYAYTRVLSVFRKAGIEESVLENAPVVIGEERESQLAARLLQFEETLTVVAREGTPHVMCAYLYDLAGLFSGFYEHCPILSAENDETRLSRLKLALLTAKTLKLGLDTLGIETVERM, encoded by the coding sequence GTGAATATTCAGGCTCTTCTCTCAGAAAAAGTCAGTCAGGCCATGATTGCAGCAGGCGCGCCAGCCGATTGTGAAGCGCAGGTTCGTCAGTCAGCAAAAATTCAGTTTGGCGACTATCAGGCTAACGGCGTGATGGCAGTGGCGAAAAAACTGGGCATGGCGCCGCGACAACTGGCCGAGCAGGTTCTGTCTCACCTTTCTCTTGACGGGATTGCCAATAAAGTTGAAATCGCCGGTCCTGGCTTTATCAATATTTTCCTCGCGCCTGAATTTCTCGCCTCGCAGGTAGATGCGGCGCTGAAATCCGCTCGTCTGGGCGTAACAACACCGCAGCCGCAAACCGTGGTTATCGACTACTCCGCGCCGAACGTGGCGAAAGAGATGCACGTCGGCCACCTGCGCTCAACCATCATTGGCGATGCGTCGGTTCGTACGCTGGAGTTCCTCGGCCATAATGTGATTCGCGCCAACCACGTCGGCGACTGGGGCACCCAGTTCGGCATGTTGATTGCCTACCTTGAGCTGCAGCAGCAAGAGAATGCCGGTGAAATGGCGCTGGCCGATCTTGAAGGTTTTTACCGCGAAGCCAAAAAACATTACGACGAAGACGCGGCGTTCGCTGAACGTGCACGCGCTTACGTGGTGAAGCTGCAAGGCGGCGACGAATATTGCCGTGAAATGTGGCGCAAGCTGGTCGATATCACCATGAGTCAGAACCAGAAAACCTACGAACGCCTGAACGTGACGCTGACCCGTAAAGATGTCATGGGCGAAAGCCTGTATAACCCGATGTTACCGGGCATCGTTGAAGATCTGAAAGCCAAAGGTCTGGCCGTCGAGAGCGAAGGCGCGACCGTGGTGTTCCTGGATGAGTACAAAAACAAAGAAGGCGAACCGATGGGCGTCATCATCCAGAAAAAGGATGGCGGCTACCTGTACACCACAACCGACATCGCCTGTGCGAAGTACCGTTATGAAACGCTGCATGCCGATCGCGTGCTCTACTACATCGACTCCCGTCAGCATCAGCACCTGATGCAGGCCTGGACCATCGTGCGCAAAGCCGGTTATGTGCCGGATTCCGTGCCGCTGGAACACCACATGTTCGGCATGATGCTTGGCAAAGACGGCAAGCCGTTCAAAACCCGCGCGGGCGGAACAGTGAAGCTTTCCGATCTGCTGGATGAAGCGCTGGAGCGCGCCCGTCGACTGGTGGCAGAAAAGAACCCGGATATGTCTGCCGACGAGCTGGAAAAACTGGCCAACGCGGTCGGTATCGGCGCGGTGAAATATGCGGATCTGTCGAAAAACCGCACCACCGATTACGTTTTTGACTGGGATAACATGCTGGCTTTTGAAGGCAACACTGCCCCGTACATGCAGTACGCTTACACCCGCGTACTCTCCGTATTCCGCAAAGCGGGTATTGAAGAGAGCGTGCTGGAAAACGCACCAGTGGTGATTGGCGAAGAGCGTGAATCCCAGTTGGCCGCGCGCCTGTTGCAGTTCGAAGAGACGCTCACCGTCGTTGCACGTGAAGGCACGCCGCATGTGATGTGCGCCTATCTGTACGATCTGGCGGGTCTGTTCTCTGGCTTCTACGAGCACTGTCCGATCCTCAGCGCCGAAAACGATGAAACCCGTTTAAGCCGACTGAAACTGGCACTGCTTACGGCAAAAACGCTGAAACTCGGTCTGGATACGCTGGGTATTGAAACCGTTGAGCGTATGTAA
- a CDS encoding VOC family protein has protein sequence MRTWQTIEELQDIVEDLPRFTQDLQNLTTRLGLDIAPLNADHISLRCHQNTTAERWRRGFEQCGELLSENIINGRPICLFKLREPVCVAHWQFTVIELPWPGEKRYSHEGWEHVEIVLPGDIATLNARALALLADEGLSQPGISVKTSSPKGERERLPNPTLAVTDGKVTVKFHPWTIEEIVASEQ, from the coding sequence ATGCGTACCTGGCAAACCATCGAAGAGTTGCAGGATATCGTGGAAGATTTGCCACGGTTTACCCAAGATTTGCAAAATTTAACTACCCGTCTGGGGCTGGATATTGCACCCTTAAATGCGGATCACATCTCGTTGCGCTGTCACCAGAACACCACGGCGGAGCGCTGGCGGCGTGGCTTTGAGCAATGCGGCGAACTGCTGTCGGAAAACATCATTAATGGTCGGCCGATTTGCCTGTTCAAACTGCGCGAGCCGGTGTGCGTCGCCCACTGGCAGTTTACGGTGATCGAGTTGCCATGGCCGGGTGAAAAGCGCTACTCGCACGAAGGGTGGGAGCATGTTGAAATCGTGCTTCCGGGCGATATCGCCACGCTCAACGCGCGTGCGCTGGCGCTGCTGGCTGATGAGGGTTTAAGCCAGCCGGGTATTTCGGTGAAAACCAGTTCACCAAAAGGCGAACGTGAACGGCTGCCCAATCCTACGCTGGCGGTGACGGATGGCAAAGTCACCGTGAAGTTTCATCCGTGGACCATTGAAGAGATTGTCGCGAGCGAGCAGTGA
- the cutC gene encoding copper homeostasis protein CutC, with protein MTLLEICCYGVDDAVIAEQYGADRIEFCAAPKEGGLTPSFGALKAIRQAVTIPVHPIVRPRGGDFCYRGDEFASMLSDIAMLRDLGFPGLVTGVLTEEGDVDIVRMREIMQAAQGMAVTFHRAFDMCANPLQVFDNLAELGIARILTSGQQPSAAKGLSLITELNARSGVPIIMAGAGVRPDNLETFLHAGIKEVHSSAGRWTASPMRYRNPGLSMSSDASADEYARYGVDGDAVAVMKEMILHHRP; from the coding sequence ATGACCTTACTGGAAATCTGTTGTTATGGCGTCGATGACGCGGTGATTGCTGAGCAATATGGCGCCGATCGTATTGAGTTTTGCGCCGCGCCGAAAGAGGGCGGATTAACCCCTTCCTTTGGCGCGTTAAAAGCGATTCGCCAGGCGGTGACCATTCCCGTACACCCGATCGTGCGCCCGCGCGGTGGGGATTTTTGCTACCGGGGCGATGAGTTTGCCTCCATGCTGAGCGATATTGCGATGCTCCGTGATCTGGGTTTCCCCGGGCTGGTCACCGGCGTGCTGACGGAAGAGGGCGATGTCGATATTGTGCGCATGCGGGAAATTATGCAGGCCGCACAGGGGATGGCGGTAACTTTTCATCGCGCGTTCGATATGTGTGCCAACCCACTTCAGGTGTTTGATAATTTAGCGGAATTAGGCATCGCACGTATTCTCACATCCGGTCAGCAGCCGTCGGCAGCAAAAGGACTTTCATTAATCACGGAACTAAATGCCCGGTCTGGTGTTCCAATCATTATGGCCGGCGCAGGGGTGCGTCCGGATAATCTTGAAACCTTTCTCCATGCGGGTATCAAAGAGGTGCATAGCTCGGCAGGCCGCTGGACAGCGTCGCCGATGCGCTATCGCAATCCAGGATTATCGATGTCGTCAGATGCCAGTGCGGATGAATATGCCCGCTACGGTGTGGATGGCGATGCGGTGGCGGTGATGAAAGAGATGATTTTGCACCATCGCCCGTAA
- the cmoB gene encoding tRNA 5-methoxyuridine(34)/uridine 5-oxyacetic acid(34) synthase CmoB — MIEFGRFYQQIATGTLAHWLETLPAQISAWQREALHGQFKQWNNAVEFLPTITPAKLDLLHSVSAQSDEPLSAGQLKGMETLLRNLMPWRKGPFSLYGIDIDTEWRSDWKWERVLPHLSDLKGRTILDVGCGSGYHLWRMVGAGAQLAVGIDPTQLFLCQFEAVRKLLGDDRRAHLLPLGIEQLPALNAFDTVFSMGVLYHRRSPLEHLWQLKDQLVKEGELVLETLVVDGDENTVLVPGDRYAQMRNVYFIPSALALKNWLEKCGFVDVRIADTSVTSTKEQRRTSWMVTESLADFLNPADNSKTVEGYPAPVRAVLIARKP, encoded by the coding sequence ATGATTGAGTTTGGCCGTTTTTATCAGCAAATTGCCACCGGTACGCTCGCGCACTGGCTGGAAACCTTACCCGCACAAATCTCCGCCTGGCAGCGTGAAGCACTGCACGGGCAGTTTAAGCAATGGAACAACGCGGTAGAATTTCTGCCGACCATCACGCCTGCAAAGCTGGATCTGCTGCACAGCGTCAGCGCGCAGAGCGACGAACCGCTCAGCGCCGGTCAACTCAAAGGTATGGAAACGCTGCTGCGTAATCTGATGCCGTGGCGCAAAGGGCCGTTTTCTCTGTATGGCATTGATATCGATACCGAGTGGCGTTCCGACTGGAAATGGGAGCGCGTCCTGCCGCACCTTTCCGATCTGAAAGGCCGCACAATTTTAGATGTCGGCTGCGGCAGCGGTTACCACCTGTGGCGCATGGTCGGCGCGGGTGCGCAGCTTGCCGTTGGTATCGATCCGACGCAGTTGTTTTTATGCCAGTTTGAAGCCGTGCGTAAATTGTTGGGCGACGATCGTCGCGCGCATCTCTTGCCGCTTGGCATTGAACAGCTTCCGGCGCTGAACGCCTTCGATACCGTGTTTTCCATGGGCGTGCTCTATCACCGCCGTTCACCGCTTGAGCATCTGTGGCAGTTGAAAGATCAACTGGTGAAAGAGGGCGAGCTGGTACTGGAAACGCTGGTGGTGGACGGCGATGAAAATACCGTGCTGGTGCCCGGTGACCGCTACGCGCAAATGCGTAACGTCTACTTTATCCCTTCTGCGCTGGCGCTGAAGAACTGGCTGGAGAAGTGCGGTTTTGTCGATGTACGCATTGCGGATACCAGCGTTACCAGCACCAAAGAGCAACGCCGCACGTCGTGGATGGTCACAGAATCACTGGCCGATTTTCTTAATCCGGCGGATAACAGTAAAACCGTTGAAGGTTACCCGGCGCCAGTTCGCGCGGTGCTGATAGCCCGGAAACCCTGA
- the cmoA gene encoding carboxy-S-adenosyl-L-methionine synthase CmoA, whose protein sequence is MSHRDTLFSAPIASLGDWTFDERVAEVFPDMIQRSVPGYSNIISMIGMLAERFVQPATQVYDLGCSLGAATLSVRRNIHHADCKIIAVDNSPAMVERCRRHIDAYKAPTPVEVIEGDIRDIHIENASMVVLNFTLQFLEPDDRLKLLQKVYQGLNPGGALVLSEKFSFEDQTVGELLFNMHHDFKRANGYSELEISQKRSMLENVMLTDSVEAHKTRLRTAGFEHCELWFQCFNFGSLVALKAVEA, encoded by the coding sequence ATGTCTCACCGCGACACGCTTTTTTCTGCGCCTATCGCCAGCCTGGGCGACTGGACTTTTGACGAACGGGTAGCCGAAGTCTTCCCGGACATGATCCAGCGTTCTGTACCGGGTTACTCCAATATTATCTCGATGATCGGCATGCTGGCGGAGCGCTTTGTCCAGCCTGCCACGCAGGTCTATGATCTCGGCTGCTCCCTGGGCGCGGCAACGCTCTCGGTGCGTCGCAACATTCACCACGCTGATTGCAAAATTATCGCCGTCGACAACTCGCCTGCCATGGTGGAACGCTGCCGTCGTCATATCGATGCCTATAAAGCGCCAACGCCCGTTGAAGTGATTGAAGGCGATATTCGCGATATTCACATTGAAAACGCCTCGATGGTGGTGCTCAACTTCACCTTGCAATTTCTGGAGCCAGACGACCGCCTGAAACTACTGCAGAAGGTTTACCAGGGGCTCAATCCTGGCGGCGCGTTAGTGTTGTCGGAAAAATTCAGTTTTGAAGACCAGACCGTCGGCGAACTGCTGTTCAATATGCACCACGATTTTAAACGTGCTAACGGCTACAGCGAACTGGAGATCAGCCAGAAACGCAGCATGCTGGAAAATGTGATGCTGACGGATTCTGTTGAAGCGCATAAAACCCGCCTGCGCACTGCCGGGTTTGAGCACTGCGAATTATGGTTCCAGTGCTTTAACTTTGGTTCGCTGGTGGCACTGAAGGCGGTTGAAGCATGA